One part of the Phoenix dactylifera cultivar Barhee BC4 chromosome 4, palm_55x_up_171113_PBpolish2nd_filt_p, whole genome shotgun sequence genome encodes these proteins:
- the LOC103723499 gene encoding uncharacterized protein LOC103723499, with the protein MAPRLFSCFGRGAASSSSASPESNATADLTAEEQRRMGPVLVELFSSQGCATSPEAEAVAARLARGELLGPEEEVPPVVVLGFHVEYWDYMGWKDPFGSSIWTVRQKAYVESLKLDTLYTPQVVVHGRNQCLGTDQDAIVSAVRSAARYPSPTMQATFTKPSPDTLQVSCTGALRTKVDGSGADVMVALYENGLVTDCSKGENKGKVLPNDHVVRRMVKLLSVKDASAKKNLSGSVQFPLWDGFDPAKCGLVLFVQNASLHTFGVQHFQIPDTV; encoded by the exons ATGGCGCCCCGGCTGTTCTCGTGCTTCGGGCGGGGGGCCGCCTCGTCATCGTCGGCGTCGCCGGAGAGCAACGCGACGGCGGATCTGACGGCGGAGGAGCAGCGGCGGATGGGGCCGGTGCTGGTGGAGCTGTTCTCGTCGCAGGGGTGCGCGACGTCGCCGGAGGCGGAGGCCGTGGCGGCAAGGCTGGCGCGCGGGGAGCTCCTGGGTCCCGAGGAGGAGGTGCCGCCGGTGGTGGTGCTGGGGTTCCACGTGGAGTACTGGGACTACATGGGGTGGAAGGACCCCTTCGGGTCCAGCATCTGGACCGTGCGCCAGAAGGCCTACGTCGAGTCGCTCAAGCTTGATACGCTGTACACGCCCCAGGTGGTGGTGCACGGCCGGAACCAGTGCCTCGGCACCGATCAGGATGCCATTGTCTCCGCCGTCCGATCGGCGGCCCGCTATCCCTCGCCCACCATGCAG GCAACGTTCACGAAGCCGTCACCGGACACCCTCCAGGTGTCCTGCACGGGGGCGCTGCGGACCAAGGTGGACGGGAGCGGTGCGGACGTGATGGTGGCGCTCTACGAGAACGGGCTGGTGACGGACTGCAGCAAGGGAGAGAACAAGGGGAAGGTCCTCCCCAACGACCACGTCGTCCGCCGCATGGTGAAGCTCCTCTCCGTCAAGGACGCCTCCGCCAAGAAGAACCTCTCCGGCTCCGTCCAGTTCCCCCTCTGGGACGGCTTCGACCCCGCCAAGTGCGGCCTCGTCCTCTTCGTCCAGAACGCCTCCCTCCACACCTTCGGCGTCCAGCACTTCCAAATCCCCGACACCGTCTGA